From Longimicrobiaceae bacterium:
GGTCCACCTCCACCGTGCCGCCCTCCCGCCGTATGTCGTAGATCAGCCCCAGGTCCACCAGGGAGATGGGGATCTCCGGGTCCATCACCTCGCGGAGCGCGTCCCAGAGCGGTCCTGTGCGCCGGTCGAAGGGGACCGGGTACTCCGCGGGCGCGTCGAGGACCGCAGCGCCGCCTCCGTCGAACCGCTCCGCCGAGGTGGCGCACG
This genomic window contains:
- a CDS encoding metal-sulfur cluster assembly factor, which produces MACATSAERFDGGGAAVLDAPAEYPVPFDRRTGPLWDALREVMDPEIPISLVDLGLIYDIRREGGTVEVDLTFTATACPCMAFIHYDIEDRLRREPGVEEVRVVETWSPAWTKARISPEGREALRRFGVSM